One region of Niallia sp. Man26 genomic DNA includes:
- the spoIID gene encoding stage II sporulation protein D, translated as MIKFKPFIALGAILFSITLLLPAVLVLPFISERGNDKNDTPAQVTPAENTGPSVEVSIYREEQKKIEKVDLEEYVAGVVALEMNASFEPEALKAQALAARTYIVRRMISQTDSGLPDGAIVGDSITYQVYKNKAELKSTWKTGDYDWKMKKIEDAVQATAGQILTYDGEPIDALFFSTSNGYTENADDVWANSLAYLTSVESPWDKNSPKFNGKEELSIQEFESKLGVSVGSSTSIMTNVEYTKGKRIAKANISGKELAGTDIRDKLGLKSTDFTMTREGQNIVVTTKGYGHGVGMSQYGANGMAAEGKTYEDIVKYYYKGVAVTDSEKLLTAYMANK; from the coding sequence ATGATCAAATTCAAACCCTTTATCGCACTAGGAGCCATTCTGTTCAGCATCACTTTATTGCTTCCAGCTGTTTTGGTGCTTCCCTTTATTTCAGAACGAGGGAATGACAAAAATGATACGCCAGCACAAGTTACGCCAGCAGAAAACACAGGTCCATCTGTGGAAGTTTCCATCTATCGGGAAGAGCAAAAAAAGATAGAGAAAGTTGATTTAGAAGAATATGTTGCCGGTGTTGTGGCACTGGAGATGAATGCAAGCTTTGAACCTGAAGCACTAAAAGCGCAAGCATTAGCAGCAAGAACCTATATCGTCCGCAGGATGATCTCCCAAACGGATTCAGGATTGCCTGATGGAGCAATAGTCGGTGATTCTATTACTTATCAAGTATATAAGAATAAAGCAGAATTAAAATCAACCTGGAAAACCGGTGATTATGATTGGAAGATGAAAAAGATTGAGGATGCCGTTCAAGCAACAGCAGGACAGATTCTGACATATGACGGAGAGCCAATCGATGCTCTATTTTTCTCCACAAGTAATGGATATACAGAAAACGCTGATGATGTCTGGGCTAACTCTCTTGCTTATTTAACGAGTGTTGAAAGCCCGTGGGATAAGAACTCCCCAAAGTTTAACGGCAAAGAAGAGCTCAGTATTCAAGAGTTCGAAAGCAAACTTGGCGTCTCTGTAGGAAGCAGTACAAGCATTATGACAAATGTAGAGTATACGAAAGGCAAGCGAATTGCAAAAGCGAATATAAGCGGAAAAGAGCTTGCAGGGACAGACATTCGCGATAAGCTTGGTTTAAAGTCAACAGACTTCACTATGACCAGAGAAGGCCAGAATATCGTTGTGACGACGAAGGGATATGGTCATGGTGTCGGGATGAGCCAGTATGGTGCAAACGGAATGGCGGCTGAAGGCAAGACATATGAGGATATCGTCAAGTATTACTATAAAGGTGTAGCTGTAACCGATTCTGAGAAACTTCTGACAGCTTATATGGCAAATAAATAA
- a CDS encoding YwmB family TATA-box binding protein: protein MNKKRTVIYIVLTILVGLAAVTFGNNPIIAKKQLDLFIINGILQEEQNINVTEWSLHAREKLENVKSLSDAKAVQAELQEKFPDAKWTETENSSSWQAKALLSADSSKEESITVTASLTTQTAQSYVIYEVKGKELSDQFSKMLKKDIEEKVSAIFRGKPTIFSCIKGEFNDKISKSLPYYVNHLLDAFQAKQIEALEEDDFVSASAITSIFDEKIQENDKAMNLQLGIRTQGMGGKTTFVVGTPIITIEY from the coding sequence ATGAATAAAAAAAGAACAGTAATTTATATCGTGTTAACAATACTAGTTGGTTTGGCAGCAGTCACTTTTGGGAATAACCCAATTATCGCGAAAAAACAGCTAGACCTATTTATCATAAATGGAATTTTACAAGAGGAACAGAACATTAATGTAACTGAATGGTCTCTGCATGCAAGAGAAAAATTGGAAAATGTGAAAAGCTTATCAGATGCAAAAGCCGTTCAGGCTGAATTGCAGGAAAAATTTCCTGATGCAAAATGGACGGAAACAGAAAACAGCAGCAGCTGGCAGGCTAAAGCTTTACTTTCAGCTGACAGCAGCAAAGAAGAGAGTATAACGGTCACTGCTTCATTAACAACTCAAACTGCTCAATCATATGTTATATATGAAGTGAAAGGGAAGGAGTTAAGTGACCAGTTCAGCAAAATGCTGAAAAAGGATATAGAAGAAAAAGTTTCAGCTATATTTCGTGGAAAACCAACAATTTTCTCTTGTATAAAAGGCGAATTCAATGATAAGATTAGTAAGAGTCTGCCTTATTATGTAAACCATTTATTGGATGCTTTTCAAGCGAAACAAATAGAGGCGTTAGAGGAAGATGATTTTGTATCAGCTTCAGCCATAACGTCTATCTTTGATGAGAAAATTCAGGAAAATGACAAGGCAATGAACTTGCAATTGGGAATCAGGACACAAGGAATGGGCGGTAAGACTACCTTTGTAGTTGGCACACCCATCATAACGATTGAATATTAA
- the murA gene encoding UDP-N-acetylglucosamine 1-carboxyvinyltransferase, whose product MDKIIVRGGKRLNGTVKVEGAKNAVLPVIAATLLASDGKSIIKSVPTLSDVFTINEVLRFLNADVTFANNEVTVDASKELSVEAPFEYVRKMRASVLVMGSLLARNGHARVALPGGCAIGSRPIDQHLKGFEAMGAKVQVGNGFIEASVEDRLHGAKIYLDFPSVGATENIMMAATLAKGTTIIENVAKEPEIVDLANFLNAMGAKVRGAGTGTLRIEGVEKLYGAEHTIIPDRIEAGTFLVAAAITGGNVLVQGAVPEHLSSLIAKMEEMGVVFKEEEDGLRVISAENLKAVDIKTMPHPGFPTDMQSQMMALLLRAKGTSMITETVFENRFMHVEEFRRMNGDVKIEGRSVIMNGPTNLQGAEVAATDLRAAAALILSGLVAEGITRVTELKHLDRGYVNFHEKLAGLGADIERVTEEEQVTLTATYVADMNA is encoded by the coding sequence TTGGATAAAATCATCGTCCGCGGCGGAAAAAGGTTAAATGGAACGGTTAAAGTAGAAGGCGCAAAGAATGCCGTTTTGCCTGTAATCGCCGCTACATTATTAGCAAGTGATGGAAAAAGCATAATTAAGTCAGTTCCAACTCTTTCAGATGTATTTACAATAAACGAGGTATTGCGTTTTCTTAATGCTGACGTAACTTTTGCCAACAACGAAGTAACAGTAGATGCATCAAAAGAGTTGAGTGTGGAAGCGCCATTTGAATATGTGCGCAAAATGAGAGCTTCTGTTTTGGTAATGGGTTCATTATTGGCTAGAAATGGCCATGCAAGAGTAGCGTTGCCAGGAGGCTGCGCAATTGGCTCTAGACCGATTGATCAGCATCTTAAAGGCTTTGAAGCAATGGGTGCAAAAGTACAGGTAGGAAATGGTTTTATTGAGGCGTCTGTTGAAGATCGTCTGCATGGAGCGAAAATTTATTTAGATTTCCCAAGTGTAGGGGCAACAGAAAACATTATGATGGCTGCGACACTGGCTAAAGGTACAACAATCATCGAAAATGTTGCTAAAGAACCTGAAATTGTTGATTTAGCTAATTTCCTAAATGCAATGGGTGCAAAAGTAAGAGGTGCAGGAACTGGCACACTTCGAATTGAAGGTGTAGAAAAGCTGTACGGTGCAGAACATACAATTATTCCGGATAGAATTGAAGCTGGAACGTTTTTAGTTGCCGCTGCTATCACAGGCGGAAATGTCCTTGTACAAGGTGCAGTGCCAGAACATCTTTCATCTTTAATCGCAAAAATGGAAGAAATGGGTGTAGTCTTCAAAGAGGAAGAAGACGGACTTCGTGTTATTAGTGCAGAAAACTTAAAAGCTGTTGATATTAAGACAATGCCTCATCCTGGATTCCCAACAGATATGCAGTCACAAATGATGGCATTGTTGCTTCGCGCTAAAGGAACTAGCATGATAACAGAAACTGTTTTTGAAAACCGTTTTATGCATGTTGAAGAGTTCAGACGCATGAATGGCGATGTGAAGATTGAAGGTCGTTCTGTTATTATGAATGGACCAACAAACCTGCAAGGTGCTGAAGTAGCAGCAACAGATTTACGTGCTGCAGCAGCATTAATATTGTCAGGACTTGTGGCTGAAGGTATTACAAGAGTTACTGAACTGAAGCACTTGGATCGCGGATATGTTAACTTCCATGAGAAGCTGGCGGGATTAGGTGCTGACATTGAACGAGTGACAGAAGAAGAGCAAGTTACATTGACTGCAACTTATGTCGCAGATATGAATGCGTAA
- a CDS encoding DUF1146 family protein, with protein sequence MIEDFGQQALLSIVTNVVFIALAWWALQSLNIEKFIRANKVVQARVLYVLLSIIMGSLVSDFFLNYLLWSQQLPLIMQ encoded by the coding sequence GTGATAGAAGATTTTGGCCAACAGGCGTTGCTCAGCATTGTAACAAATGTGGTATTTATTGCCCTGGCTTGGTGGGCATTGCAGTCCTTGAACATTGAAAAGTTCATCCGTGCAAACAAAGTAGTTCAAGCAAGAGTTTTATATGTGTTATTATCGATAATAATGGGATCACTAGTCAGTGACTTCTTCCTTAATTATCTGCTTTGGTCACAACAGTTGCCACTAATTATGCAATAA